In Flavobacterium sp. N3904, one DNA window encodes the following:
- a CDS encoding aromatic amino acid hydroxylase, with translation MNTKIKSNPLLDRLPKHLKQFIKPQDYSDYTPINQAVWRYVMRKNVNYLSKVAHSSYLEGLKKTGIEVDNIPSMYGMNRILSEIGWAAVAVDGFIPPNAFMEFQAYNVLVIASDIRQLEHIEYTPAPDIIHEGAGHAPIIANPEYAEYLRRFGEIGCKAISSHKDYEMYEAIRLLSILKEAEGTPKAEIEAAEKAVEDLQNNMGDLSEMAQIRNLHWWTVEYGLIGTVENPKIYGAGLLSSIGESAWCMTDNVKKIPYGFSAVNQSFDITKLQPQLYVTPDFAYLSLILEEFANTMALRTGGLSGIKKLIHSKALGTIELSTGLQISGVFTNVIEEDGKPIYFQTTGKTALSYREKELVGHGTATHPEGFGSPIGKLKGINLAIEDMSPRDLKAYGVYEGQTASLEFEGDIKVVGEIITGKRNLHGEIILICFKNCTVTHGDTILFQPEWGNYDMAVGKKLVSAFSGPADVNSFDLILHVPSSKTIKAKQTAERDDLEILYQTVRSIRESNDMTTSLEPIFEKLQNAHPNDWLLSVELIEILNTRNETNLMQEVLLHLENLKKQRPEIGKLISNGLELIFENEETTH, from the coding sequence ATGAACACAAAAATAAAAAGCAATCCGTTATTAGACCGCTTGCCCAAACATTTAAAACAGTTTATCAAACCACAGGATTATAGCGATTACACTCCTATTAACCAAGCGGTTTGGCGTTATGTGATGCGCAAAAACGTAAATTATCTCTCTAAAGTCGCCCATAGTTCGTATCTGGAAGGATTGAAAAAAACGGGAATTGAGGTGGACAATATTCCAAGTATGTACGGAATGAACCGCATCTTAAGTGAGATTGGTTGGGCTGCCGTAGCGGTTGATGGTTTTATTCCACCAAATGCTTTTATGGAATTTCAGGCGTATAATGTTTTGGTTATTGCATCAGACATTCGTCAACTCGAACATATTGAATACACTCCCGCTCCCGATATTATTCACGAAGGTGCCGGTCACGCGCCTATTATTGCAAATCCGGAATATGCAGAATACCTGCGTCGATTTGGCGAAATAGGTTGCAAAGCGATTTCTTCGCATAAAGATTACGAAATGTATGAGGCCATACGTTTGCTTTCGATTTTGAAAGAAGCGGAAGGTACACCAAAAGCCGAAATTGAAGCTGCCGAAAAAGCTGTAGAAGACCTGCAAAACAATATGGGCGACTTGTCTGAAATGGCGCAAATTCGCAACCTGCACTGGTGGACCGTGGAATACGGTTTGATAGGAACTGTGGAAAACCCAAAAATATACGGCGCCGGATTATTGTCCTCTATTGGCGAAAGCGCTTGGTGCATGACCGATAATGTGAAGAAAATACCTTATGGTTTTTCGGCAGTCAATCAAAGTTTTGACATTACCAAATTACAACCTCAACTGTATGTTACTCCCGATTTTGCTTATTTGAGTTTAATTCTGGAAGAGTTTGCCAATACTATGGCCTTGCGCACAGGTGGATTGTCAGGGATTAAAAAACTAATCCATTCGAAAGCATTGGGAACCATTGAATTGAGTACCGGTTTACAGATTTCGGGCGTGTTTACCAATGTTATTGAAGAGGATGGAAAACCAATCTACTTTCAAACTACAGGAAAAACAGCTTTATCGTACCGCGAAAAAGAATTGGTTGGACATGGCACCGCGACACATCCGGAAGGTTTTGGCAGCCCGATAGGCAAACTCAAAGGTATCAATCTGGCTATTGAAGATATGAGTCCGCGAGACTTGAAAGCATACGGCGTTTATGAAGGACAAACTGCTTCTTTGGAATTTGAAGGTGATATAAAAGTCGTTGGAGAAATCATTACCGGAAAGAGAAATCTGCATGGTGAAATTATTCTAATTTGTTTTAAAAACTGTACAGTCACACACGGAGACACTATTCTATTTCAACCAGAATGGGGAAATTATGATATGGCTGTGGGGAAAAAATTGGTTTCGGCTTTTTCGGGTCCTGCCGATGTAAACAGTTTTGATTTAATTTTGCATGTGCCTTCGAGCAAAACCATTAAAGCCAAACAAACTGCCGAAAGAGATGACTTGGAAATATTGTACCAAACCGTAAGAAGTATTCGAGAATCGAATGATATGACGACTTCATTGGAACCGATTTTTGAAAAACTGCAAAATGCCCATCCAAATGACTGGTTGCTTTCTGTGGAATTGATTGAGATTTTAAACACACGAAACGAAACCAATTTGATGCAAGAAGTCCTTTTGCATTTGGAAAATCTTAAAAAACAACGACCTGAAATCGGAAAATTGATTTCGAATGGCTTGGAGTTGATTTTTGAGAATGAAGAAACGACACATTAA
- the moaA gene encoding GTP 3',8-cyclase MoaA: MKNNSNPMQDNHGRSHNYLRISITEHCNLRCTYCMPAEGIALTPRAHLMTADEIVTIAKTFVKLGVTKIRLTGGEPLVRKDAKTIIEQLGKLGVELTLTTNGILVHEFIDTFKEAGVTTLNMSIDSLKKDKFNQITRRNYFEKVIENLDLLEDNGFQAKLNVVVIKGFNDNEIIDFIEMTKDRNIQIRFIEFMPFDGNQWNKEKLVSYAEILSQVNAFYTEQKVERTQDKPNDTSKNHKIIGYQGSFSVISSVTNPFCSTCNRIRLTADGKLKNCLFSNSETSLLDTLRAGESIEPLIFQNIKSKHAMRGGMDDDAKFQNPLLFSQNRSMIKIGG; encoded by the coding sequence ATGAAAAATAACAGCAATCCAATGCAGGACAACCACGGCAGGTCGCACAATTACCTCCGCATTTCGATTACAGAACATTGTAATTTGAGATGTACCTATTGTATGCCAGCCGAGGGGATTGCGCTTACGCCAAGAGCACATCTAATGACTGCAGACGAAATTGTTACCATCGCCAAGACTTTCGTAAAGCTCGGCGTGACCAAAATTCGATTGACTGGTGGCGAGCCACTGGTACGAAAAGATGCCAAAACCATTATTGAACAATTAGGCAAACTAGGTGTCGAATTGACATTAACTACCAATGGAATTCTGGTTCACGAATTTATTGACACGTTCAAAGAGGCGGGAGTCACTACTTTGAACATGAGTATTGACAGTTTAAAAAAAGACAAATTCAACCAAATTACACGCCGCAATTATTTTGAAAAAGTAATTGAAAATCTGGATTTATTAGAAGATAATGGGTTTCAGGCAAAACTGAATGTCGTTGTGATTAAAGGCTTTAATGATAACGAAATTATTGATTTTATAGAGATGACCAAAGACCGAAACATTCAAATACGGTTTATAGAATTTATGCCTTTTGACGGCAATCAATGGAACAAAGAAAAACTGGTGAGTTATGCCGAAATCCTATCACAAGTCAATGCTTTTTATACCGAACAAAAGGTAGAACGTACCCAAGACAAACCAAATGACACTTCCAAAAACCACAAAATTATAGGCTATCAAGGCAGTTTTTCTGTAATCAGTTCGGTGACCAATCCGTTTTGTAGTACTTGCAATCGCATTCGATTAACCGCAGATGGAAAACTGAAAAACTGTTTGTTCTCCAATTCCGAAACATCTTTGCTCGATACTTTGCGGGCAGGAGAATCCATAGAACCACTCATCTTCCAAAACATAAAATCCAAACACGCCATGCGCGGCGGAATGGACGATGATGCTAAATTTCAAAATCCGTTGCTTTTTTCCCAAAACAGAAGCATGATTAAAATTGGGGGCTAA
- a CDS encoding TIGR01212 family radical SAM protein (This family includes YhcC from E. coli K-12, an uncharacterized radical SAM protein.), with protein MELYNSEYLCMMKAEKESSKKGYNNYGTHLREKYNGKKVFKVIVDGNFSCPNRDGLKGYGGCTYCNTDSFTPDISRKAPTIEEQLLQGMERAKKSYKADQFIVYFQPNTNTYASVDYLKEIYDRALSFNPDEVVGFSVGTRPDCIDTEKVDLLESYCNRFDVDLEMGMESIYDETLEKINRGCTHAEFITAVELLKDSPIDLCVHTVFGFPWETREMMLNYIAEINRFPQIKFVKFHHLHIVEGSIMGVHYKRNPFPLFTLEEYTDLLCDLIPLLRPDIVIQRLFGISDWDLLIAPNWGLKKTQIQHYIDSTIESRGIIQGSKYNTINV; from the coding sequence TTGGAACTATACAATAGTGAATATCTTTGCATGATGAAGGCAGAAAAAGAATCCAGTAAGAAAGGGTACAACAATTACGGGACCCATCTCCGTGAAAAATACAACGGAAAAAAAGTTTTCAAAGTAATTGTCGATGGAAATTTTAGCTGTCCCAATCGAGACGGATTAAAAGGCTACGGCGGTTGTACCTATTGCAATACCGATTCTTTCACGCCCGATATTTCCAGAAAAGCGCCTACCATCGAGGAGCAGTTGTTGCAAGGTATGGAGCGCGCCAAAAAATCATACAAAGCAGACCAATTCATAGTCTATTTTCAACCCAACACTAACACTTATGCCAGCGTCGATTATCTAAAAGAAATCTATGACCGAGCCCTGTCTTTCAATCCCGATGAGGTTGTTGGCTTTTCGGTAGGGACTCGTCCCGATTGCATTGATACCGAAAAAGTGGATTTGCTCGAAAGCTATTGCAACCGATTTGATGTCGATCTCGAAATGGGAATGGAGTCCATTTATGACGAAACCTTAGAAAAAATCAACCGAGGCTGTACGCACGCCGAGTTCATCACAGCGGTGGAATTATTAAAAGACAGTCCCATCGATTTGTGCGTTCACACCGTATTCGGATTCCCTTGGGAAACCCGCGAGATGATGCTCAACTACATTGCCGAAATCAACCGTTTCCCCCAAATAAAATTCGTCAAATTCCATCATTTACACATCGTAGAAGGCTCGATTATGGGCGTACACTACAAGCGAAATCCATTCCCTCTCTTCACTTTAGAAGAGTATACTGATTTGCTTTGCGACCTAATCCCGCTACTGCGACCGGATATCGTTATCCAACGCCTCTTCGGAATCTCCGATTGGGATCTACTCATCGCACCAAATTGGGGACTCAAAAAAACCCAAATCCAACATTATATCGACTCCACAATCGAAAGTAGAGGAATCATTCAAGGATCAAAATACAACACTATAAACGTTTAA
- the moaCB gene encoding bifunctional molybdenum cofactor biosynthesis protein MoaC/MoaB, with translation MVDITHKIITQRTATAQAIVKVGSPATMQAILNKTVPKGDVLEVSRTAGLFAVKNTSTSIPDCHPMPIEFTGIEYEMLEDSVLIKVTVKAIYRTGVEVEAMHGASIVALTMYDMLKPIDKQVEISTIKLLHKKGGKSDYGVKEDLDLSVAVIVCSDSVSSGKKEDRAGKVISDKIKNLGLSVSSYSVIPDEVLDIQETINKLCLANKDLVILTGGTGLSNRDVTPEAIIPLLDRRIPGIEEAIRSYGQDRTPYAMLSRSVVGFKGNTLIMALPGSTAGASESMDAVFPSILHLFKILNGFNHEK, from the coding sequence ATGGTAGATATCACCCATAAAATAATCACACAACGCACCGCAACTGCCCAGGCCATTGTAAAAGTAGGTTCGCCAGCAACCATGCAAGCCATTTTGAACAAAACAGTTCCGAAAGGCGATGTATTGGAAGTGTCCAGAACAGCAGGTTTGTTTGCTGTAAAAAACACTTCAACCTCGATACCAGATTGTCATCCTATGCCTATTGAATTCACTGGAATTGAGTATGAAATGCTCGAAGATTCAGTGTTAATAAAGGTAACCGTTAAAGCGATTTACAGAACAGGCGTTGAGGTCGAAGCCATGCACGGAGCTTCAATTGTAGCCTTGACAATGTATGATATGCTAAAACCCATCGACAAACAAGTTGAAATTTCGACTATCAAACTACTCCACAAAAAAGGAGGAAAATCCGATTATGGAGTTAAAGAAGATCTTGATTTATCGGTAGCGGTAATCGTTTGTTCGGACAGTGTTTCCAGCGGAAAAAAAGAGGATCGAGCTGGAAAAGTAATCTCAGACAAAATCAAGAATCTTGGTTTGAGCGTTTCGAGTTATTCAGTCATTCCAGATGAGGTTCTTGATATTCAGGAAACCATAAATAAATTGTGTTTAGCCAATAAAGATTTAGTTATCCTCACAGGCGGAACAGGTTTGTCCAATCGTGATGTCACTCCCGAAGCGATCATCCCATTACTTGACCGACGCATTCCCGGAATTGAAGAAGCCATTCGCTCTTATGGACAGGACAGAACGCCTTATGCAATGTTGTCTAGATCTGTGGTGGGTTTCAAAGGGAATACGTTGATTATGGCTTTGCCAGGTTCTACAGCGGGTGCCAGCGAATCTATGGATGCGGTTTTTCCCTCCATATTGCATTTATTCAAAATATTAAATGGTTTCAACCATGAAAAATAA
- a CDS encoding BamA/TamA family outer membrane protein, whose translation MKTNYSKYLLLLCSFFILGCSNIKYLPDGDLLYTGGSVKVEDSIIKRKDRKALETELENLLRPKPNKQILGLRPKLLIYNLAGKPTKDKGLQYWLSTKVGEPPVLFSQVDLEYNAAVLRNYTENRGYFKTKVQSDSTRHGKKATAEYTVWPSKQYKIKTVTFPDDSTALGKAISRTQKRSLLIPGNPYDLEVIKSERDRIDARLKEKGYYFFNPDYILAQVDSSKGNQEVNIRLKIKEETPTKARKPYSINDIIVYPNYSILTDSIAYKKEDVVQYKDFTIIDSAKTFNPRVFDRTLYFKKGDLYNRKNHNLSLNRFVSLGTFKFVKNEFKVDDSIPDALNAYYYLTMLPEKFLRFEVGASTNSAGYTGTDLKVNWNHRNTFGGAELFTLSLFGGADFQLSGKNGGNDIYTFGGEASLIWPRLIAPFKWQNSSEFVPKTKVLLRYERQSKAQLYTLNSFKTSFVYLWKESAKAEHELKVIEINYVSPQNVTAEYQQEILANPSLGKVIEKQLIFGPAYSYTFTNTMQKRKKNTFYFNGELDLAGNITGLIMGANAKKGDTIKFFDVPFSQYVKVKGDFRHYLKLGENSKLATRLIAGVGYAYGNNTEMPSSRQFVIGGANSIRAFRSQSVGPGSYKDINPNPAFLPDQTGDIKLEFNTEYRTKLFSIVNGALFLDAGNIWLLNENPEESGGQISKDFMKQIAVGVGAGLRFDFSFLILRTDLAFPIRQPYLVNGSNWVFDAVDFGSGAWRKENLVLSIAIGYPF comes from the coding sequence ATGAAAACTAACTATTCAAAATATCTTTTACTTCTATGCTCATTCTTTATTCTAGGATGCAGTAACATTAAGTATTTGCCCGACGGTGACTTGCTGTATACTGGAGGTTCCGTAAAAGTGGAGGATTCAATTATAAAAAGAAAAGACAGAAAAGCGCTAGAAACAGAATTGGAAAATCTTTTACGTCCCAAACCTAATAAACAAATATTGGGGCTAAGACCAAAATTATTAATTTATAATTTGGCAGGAAAACCCACAAAAGACAAAGGTTTGCAGTATTGGTTAAGTACTAAAGTAGGGGAACCACCCGTTTTATTCAGCCAAGTAGATTTAGAATATAATGCAGCTGTACTAAGAAATTATACCGAAAACAGAGGGTATTTTAAAACTAAAGTTCAGTCAGATTCTACTAGACATGGAAAAAAAGCCACAGCAGAATATACTGTTTGGCCTTCGAAACAATATAAAATTAAAACTGTTACTTTTCCTGATGACTCTACAGCTTTGGGAAAAGCTATTAGCAGAACCCAAAAAAGAAGTCTTTTGATTCCAGGAAATCCTTATGATTTGGAAGTCATTAAATCAGAACGGGATCGTATTGATGCCAGATTAAAAGAAAAAGGATATTATTTTTTTAATCCCGATTATATTTTGGCTCAGGTTGATAGTTCAAAGGGAAATCAGGAGGTGAATATAAGACTAAAAATAAAAGAAGAAACACCCACCAAAGCGAGGAAACCGTATAGCATAAATGATATTATTGTATATCCTAATTATTCTATTCTAACGGATAGTATCGCCTATAAAAAGGAAGATGTTGTTCAATACAAAGATTTTACCATTATTGATTCTGCCAAAACCTTTAATCCTAGAGTATTTGACCGTACTTTATATTTTAAAAAAGGGGATTTGTACAACAGAAAAAATCATAACCTTTCCTTGAATCGATTCGTGAGTTTAGGAACTTTTAAGTTTGTAAAAAATGAATTCAAAGTAGACGATTCAATTCCAGATGCATTAAATGCCTATTATTATTTGACCATGTTGCCCGAAAAATTTCTTCGATTTGAAGTGGGTGCCAGTACCAATTCGGCAGGTTATACGGGTACCGATTTGAAAGTGAATTGGAATCATAGAAACACTTTTGGAGGAGCTGAATTGTTTACACTTTCCTTATTTGGTGGTGCCGATTTTCAACTTTCGGGGAAGAATGGGGGGAACGATATTTATACTTTTGGTGGGGAAGCAAGTTTGATTTGGCCTCGTTTAATCGCGCCTTTCAAATGGCAAAATTCGAGCGAATTCGTTCCAAAAACCAAAGTGCTTCTCCGATATGAACGACAAAGTAAGGCTCAGCTTTATACATTGAATTCTTTCAAAACCTCTTTTGTTTATTTATGGAAAGAAAGTGCCAAAGCAGAACATGAATTGAAAGTAATCGAAATTAATTATGTAAGTCCTCAAAATGTAACAGCTGAATATCAGCAAGAAATTTTGGCAAATCCATCTTTAGGAAAAGTAATCGAAAAGCAATTGATTTTTGGACCTGCCTATTCGTATACTTTTACCAACACCATGCAAAAAAGGAAGAAAAACACTTTCTATTTCAATGGTGAATTGGATTTGGCTGGAAATATTACGGGACTGATTATGGGAGCCAATGCAAAAAAAGGAGATACCATCAAGTTTTTTGACGTCCCTTTCAGCCAATATGTAAAAGTCAAAGGAGATTTTAGACATTATTTAAAGCTCGGAGAAAATAGTAAATTGGCGACCCGACTTATTGCTGGAGTAGGATATGCTTATGGAAACAATACCGAAATGCCATCCTCCAGACAGTTTGTTATTGGGGGAGCCAATAGTATTCGAGCCTTTAGATCGCAATCGGTTGGGCCGGGAAGTTATAAAGATATTAATCCAAACCCAGCTTTTTTACCCGATCAAACGGGGGATATAAAACTGGAATTCAATACTGAGTACAGAACCAAATTATTTAGTATTGTAAATGGGGCACTGTTTTTAGATGCGGGAAATATTTGGCTTTTGAATGAAAATCCAGAAGAGTCTGGCGGACAAATATCCAAAGATTTTATGAAGCAAATTGCCGTTGGAGTAGGAGCAGGACTCCGTTTTGATTTTTCTTTTTTAATCCTACGAACTGATCTTGCTTTTCCCATCAGGCAGCCTTACCTAGTTAACGGAAGCAATTGGGTGTTTGATGCAGTCGATTTCGGGAGCGGTGCTTGGAGGAAAGAAAATCTAGTACTTAGTATTGCTATTGGTTATCCTTTTTAA